The following coding sequences are from one Oncorhynchus nerka isolate Pitt River linkage group LG6, Oner_Uvic_2.0, whole genome shotgun sequence window:
- the LOC115127206 gene encoding tissue factor-like has translation MLKMERKTFCMRLCTVLFFTNCVSGNYPKAQNVSWWSINFKTLLMWDPKPFNYSYTVEYSAVGQIREWNQQCIRTMETECDLSNVLTDLKATYSADVFSEPLHRVNSDLTEFPHTSSEGFTPYQDTLIGRPEFKIEVSKDKRKITLYVEDPPIALFNEQNKLKTMRDVFADELQYKVTFGKATSTGKKTKMSASSEIELDRRDIDPGVSYCFNVQAYIPSRSTDKQLGELSQTQCSPGANKSFFEEFGIGVIAGFLLLVITIIVVAILVTVVCCQRTRKANTSGKEGVPLRSA, from the exons ATGTTGAAAATGGAAAGGAAAACGTTTTGTATGAGATTGTGTACTGTGCTATTTTTTACAAACTGTGTTTCAG gtaactatCCCAAGGCACAGAACGTTTCCTGGTGGTCTATCAACTTCAAAACACTGCTTATGTGGGATCCTAAACCTTTCAACTATTCATACACTGTTGAATATTCTGC TGTTGGTCAGATAAGAGAGTGGAACCAACAATGTATTCGGACCATGGAGACTGAGTGTGACCTGTCCAACGTTCTGACTGACCTGAAGGCCACATACTCAGCTGACGTCTTCTCAGAACCCCTACACAGAGTGAACTCTGACCTCACAGAGTTCCCCCACACCAGTTCGGAAGGGTTCACCCCTTACCAAGACA CTCTTATAGGCAGACCTGAGTTCAAGATTGAGGTGAGCAAAGATAAGAGGAAGATCACCCTGTATGTGGAAGACCCTCCCATAGCCCTGTTCAACGAGCAGAACAAACTAAAGACCATGCGGGATGTCTTCGCGGATGAGCTGCAGTACAAAGTCACCTTTGGGAAAGCAACGAGCACGGGCAAG AAAACCAAGATGTCTGCCAGCAGTGAGATAGAGCTAGACAGGAGGGATATAGATCCTGGGGTGAGCTACTGCTTCAACGTCCAGGCCTACATCCCCTCCCGCAGCACAGACAAACAGCTGGGAGAGCTCAGTCAAACACAGTGTTCACCGGGTGCCAATAAGTCCTTCTTTGAAG AGTTTGGAATCGGTGTGATCGCTGGGTTCCTCCTCCTCGTCATTACGATCATAGTAGTGGCTATCCTAGTCACAGTGGTGTGCTGCCAACGCACAAGGAAAGCCAACACAAGTGGGAAAGAAGGAGTGCCACTAAGAAGTGCGTAA